A stretch of the Arachis stenosperma cultivar V10309 chromosome 6, arast.V10309.gnm1.PFL2, whole genome shotgun sequence genome encodes the following:
- the LOC130932525 gene encoding uncharacterized protein LOC130932525 codes for MAFASFLGRVLFASVFILSAYQQFNEYGVDGGPAAKALRPKIDTFIYRVQSQVGIQLPEIDVKFVVAGAIALKGLGGLLFIFGSSFGAFLLLLHQLVATPIQYDFYNYESEDKEFTQLFVKFTQNMALSGALLFFIGMKNSMPRRQPKKKVPKTKTY; via the exons ATGGCCTTCGCCTCTTTTCTTGGCAGAGTACTCTTCGCCTCCGTCTTCATACTCTCTGCTTATCAACA ATTTAATGAATATGGAGTTGATGGGGGACCTGCAGCAAAAGCACTTAGACCAAAGATTGATACCTTTATATATCGGGTGCAGTCTCAAGTTGGTATTCAACTTCCAGAAATTGAT GTGAAATTTGTGGTTGCTGGGGCTATTGCTCTCAAGGGCCTTGGAGGGCTTCTCTTCATATTTGGTAGCTCTTTCGGAGCTTTCCTTCTG CTCCTGCACCAGTTGGTTGCTACTCCTATTCAGTATGATTTCTACAATTATGAAAGCGAGGACAAAGAATTCACTCAACTTTTTGTCAAATTCACTCAG AATATGGCTCTCTCCGGTGCTTTGTTGTTTTTTATTGGGATGAAAAACTCTATGCCCAGAAGGCAACCCAAGAAGAAGGTTCCCAAAACAAAAACCTATTAG